A single window of Micrococcaceae bacterium Sec5.1 DNA harbors:
- a CDS encoding Gfo/Idh/MocA family oxidoreductase, which translates to MSTPLGSGPVGVGIIGAGVISKQYLDNLTSFPDVRVVAIGDLFEEAAATRANEYGIPVHGGIDAVLGHPEVEIVINLTIPAAHVEVATQAVNAGKHVWSEKPFSLDRESGLGLLKAADAAGLRLGCAPDTFLGAGLQTARRMIERGDIGTPLTALTLMQSPGPESWHPNPAFLFQDGAGPLFDIGPYYLTTLVQTFGSIRKVAAFGSKSRETRVIGSGPKAGETFDVTVPTHVSSILEFENGESAQSIFSFDSPLKRAGFVEITGSEATIALPDPNNFDGDIRICALGSDDWTTVPSIGSTASRGAGVLEMARAIREGRPHRAQGELAFHILDTMASIAESIDNRAFVDVESSAAQVPALPEDWDPTAATLSA; encoded by the coding sequence ATCAGCAAGCAGTACCTCGACAACCTCACAAGCTTCCCCGATGTTCGCGTTGTGGCGATCGGTGACTTGTTCGAAGAGGCCGCAGCCACCCGAGCCAACGAGTACGGCATCCCCGTGCACGGTGGCATCGACGCTGTCCTCGGCCACCCCGAGGTGGAGATTGTCATCAACCTGACCATCCCCGCTGCCCACGTGGAAGTTGCCACGCAGGCTGTCAACGCAGGCAAGCACGTCTGGAGCGAAAAGCCCTTCTCCTTGGACCGCGAAAGTGGCTTGGGCTTGCTAAAGGCCGCGGACGCAGCGGGCCTCAGGCTGGGTTGCGCACCGGACACGTTCCTCGGCGCCGGCCTCCAAACTGCCCGCCGGATGATTGAACGCGGCGACATCGGCACTCCCCTGACAGCACTGACCTTGATGCAGTCCCCGGGCCCGGAATCCTGGCACCCGAACCCCGCATTCCTGTTCCAGGACGGCGCGGGTCCCCTGTTCGACATCGGCCCCTACTACCTGACCACGCTCGTGCAGACCTTCGGCAGCATCCGCAAGGTAGCCGCTTTCGGTTCGAAGTCCCGCGAAACACGCGTGATCGGCTCGGGTCCCAAGGCAGGCGAGACGTTCGACGTCACGGTCCCTACGCACGTCAGCTCCATCCTGGAGTTCGAGAACGGTGAGTCTGCCCAGAGCATCTTCAGCTTCGATTCCCCGCTCAAGCGCGCAGGGTTCGTGGAGATCACGGGTTCCGAGGCCACCATCGCTTTGCCGGACCCGAACAACTTCGACGGCGACATCAGGATTTGCGCGCTCGGTTCCGACGATTGGACAACCGTCCCTTCAATTGGCTCAACTGCCAGCCGTGGCGCGGGCGTCCTGGAAATGGCCCGCGCCATCCGTGAAGGCCGGCCACACCGCGCCCAGGGTGAACTTGCGTTCCACATCCTGGACACCATGGCCTCCATCGCAGAGTCAATCGACAACCGCGCCTTCGTGGATGTGGAAAGCTCCGCCGCCCAGGTTCCAGCCCTACCCGAGGATTGGGACCCCACGGCAGCAACCCTTTCAGCCTAG
- a CDS encoding sugar ABC transporter substrate-binding protein, translated as MKNPLKVLSAVAATAALALGLSACGGGGSSPQASSDTITYWASDQGNSLDDTAAKLKPTLDRFTEKTGVKVQLEVISWTDLYNRILTAVTSGDGPDVLNIGNTWAVTLQETGAFEPVEGELLEAVGGKDRFLKTSWSTGGAEGKTPTSVPLYGLAYNMYYNTKLFKEAGIEKAPTTWDEFVADAKKLTKDTNGDGKPDQWGFTAAGASVSANSHQAFVRGLQNGGTLFDAGGKPTFDSDPQVEGVKQFVDLMATDKVMSPSDAELSQGSQKVDNLINGKAAMMFDQSPLKNFAARDFKDWGVAPIPMMTAGATGERGTQSHVAGINLSVFKNSDNKANAIKLAAFLTSDEEQIALNKAYSSLPVVTAASSDPAFQTEEVKAKNDALANHSLPMPLIAKEGQMETLTGTAIKNLFAKAATGTVSEDDIRAALKDANNQMAAAQ; from the coding sequence ATGAAGAATCCCCTGAAAGTCCTATCGGCGGTTGCCGCGACGGCAGCCTTGGCACTGGGTCTCAGCGCCTGCGGTGGCGGCGGTAGCAGCCCACAAGCAAGCAGCGACACCATCACCTACTGGGCATCGGATCAAGGCAACAGCCTGGACGACACCGCGGCCAAGCTGAAGCCCACCCTGGATCGCTTTACGGAAAAAACCGGAGTAAAGGTACAGCTGGAAGTCATCAGCTGGACAGACCTCTACAACCGCATTCTTACAGCAGTCACAAGTGGCGACGGCCCCGACGTCCTCAACATCGGAAACACGTGGGCCGTGACCCTGCAGGAGACGGGCGCTTTTGAGCCCGTGGAAGGTGAACTGCTGGAGGCCGTTGGCGGCAAGGACCGCTTCCTGAAGACCAGCTGGTCGACAGGTGGCGCGGAAGGCAAGACCCCGACGTCTGTGCCGCTCTACGGTTTGGCCTACAACATGTATTACAACACCAAGCTGTTCAAGGAAGCCGGCATCGAGAAGGCCCCCACAACCTGGGACGAGTTTGTGGCTGACGCCAAGAAGCTCACCAAGGACACCAACGGGGACGGCAAGCCTGATCAGTGGGGCTTCACCGCAGCCGGAGCATCCGTTTCCGCCAACTCGCACCAAGCGTTCGTTCGTGGCCTGCAAAACGGCGGCACCTTGTTCGACGCTGGCGGAAAGCCCACCTTCGACAGCGATCCCCAGGTTGAGGGAGTCAAGCAGTTCGTGGACTTGATGGCCACGGACAAGGTGATGTCGCCGTCGGACGCTGAACTGAGTCAGGGCAGCCAAAAGGTGGACAACCTCATCAACGGCAAGGCCGCCATGATGTTTGACCAGAGCCCGCTGAAGAACTTCGCAGCGCGCGACTTCAAGGACTGGGGCGTAGCCCCGATCCCCATGATGACCGCCGGAGCTACCGGTGAGCGTGGCACACAGAGCCACGTGGCCGGTATCAACCTCAGCGTCTTCAAGAACAGCGACAACAAGGCAAACGCCATCAAGCTTGCCGCGTTCCTGACCAGCGACGAAGAGCAGATTGCCCTCAACAAGGCCTACTCCTCGCTGCCCGTAGTCACCGCGGCTTCGAGCGATCCTGCCTTCCAGACCGAAGAAGTGAAGGCCAAGAATGACGCCCTGGCCAACCACTCCCTGCCCATGCCGCTGATCGCGAAAGAGGGTCAGATGGAGACCCTCACCGGCACGGCAATCAAGAACCTCTTTGCCAAGGCGGCAACGGGAACTGTTTCCGAAGACGACATCCGGGCGGCCCTCAAGGACGCCAACAACCAGATGGCCGCGGCCCAGTAA